ataattatacacATTTTTCTCAAAGTTAACTGGAAAATATGTGCTCAAAATGTTGTTTGGGGGCAAGACAGGTTGATAGCAATACTTGGTAATaagaggggggtaaaaaaaaaaaaagacattatttcAGAGACAGGGTAAAAGTTAATTACCGGTACGAGTCTAATTGAAGCTTTGCCCGAAGTCCTAAACATCCCATTAATCTGACTTGTTTTCCCTCAATCAAACAGACCCATTGTAAAACCCCAAAATGCTCTCAGACTAAAGCTTCTGAGGCCGcaagacatatttttttgtcaacgaAACAGGTTTCAAGTTACGATACTGttcaaataagaacaaaatgtGCATAAAGAAGAGACAAACATCCAGCAACAATTAAGGGCAACCATTTGAAATGCCGCCTTCCCTTTTTTTACCACCCTCCCTTGcttggcctttttttctatAGCCAAAGTTGCTTAGTAATGAgataaatgtttttcaaatgcaagTTTCATTTGATCAGTCACGAATAAGCCAGGAGCTAGCCTTCgcccgagaaaaaaaaacacatctccGGAAACCCTTGCACCGTATTTCATCAGCGTCATCATCACCGTCTTCGTCAGGAGTGAGCTGGGCTCGACAAGTGAGCGCCAGCATATTTGCGcgtcatttacaaaaaaaatagccgCTAATTATTTTGGCCCTAAATTATAAAGTAATACGTTCAAATAGAACCGATAAATTCCTCGAATAATCGGTTATCATTAAAAATCGGGCCGGTATCTTGACTTCATCAATTTGGATgtgcttttaaaagaaaagcccACTTGCTTTAATTAGTGTCTGCTTCCAGATGAACCGTAGTTGTTTGACtttaaggagtaaaaaaaaaaaaaacaggacaccCTCGGTGTTGCTGTTGTTGCCTTGAGCGTGTTAATCACACTCGGACTGAAAGTTTAAAACAGGAAGTTCAGAGTTTTTAATGAACGGGTTCAAACTTGATCCCTCTAATCTGGGGCTTTTTCCTAAATCAATCCATCGGCCTAATGGATTTAGTTGGTCTTTGGGAAAAGAAAGGACTTCATTCAATAAATGTTGGGAAACAGTGTCCGAATTTCATTGACTTGGAGGCCTggcagataatgagttaaaCCCCATCATGGCCTATTGTCGGTATAGGTGCTTACCCACATAGTAGCAGAAGTTTCTCTTGAGACGATCAAAAACGAACCAGCGTTTTTTCCACGATTTGATTTTGCCGCCCATTTTGACCAGGTGACCCTTGCACATTTTCTCTGTGAGGATCACGAAGGGGCACGTGTCCACGCTGTGGCCCGACGACTCCACGTGGGAGCGCAAATCAAACTCCTCCTTAAGGTTGGGAAGGTAGCGTGTCATTGGACGGGCCTGCAATGGAAAACACGGtatattttcaatattaaaattgCAGTACATTGTTTATCTGTTTTAATAaggaaatcatttattttttttttttacatattttgctTCGGTAGTAGTTTGAAGCCCCATTGTCCCTATATTTTAcacacaaattaatttgttgagtcttgtcaaagagtattcaaaaataattataataattaaaccgccaccagcaggaatgaaatgaaatgcaatCCTAATTTTGATGTACTGAATTTGACTTTATGTTTCAGTGCTACTACTATCTCCACTGACCTGGGAAAAGTGTTTCTCCCTCATCttcacctcctcctccactaGCCTCCTCCTGTGGGCCGTCTCATCCAGGAGCCTCCTCTCGGCGTCCTCGCGTCGCTTCCGTTCCTCTTCCAGCAGATGCCGTCGACTCTGGGCCTCCCTCTCCTGAGAGCACGGTAGGCGCCCGCCGATAGGGAGAAGAACAGAGAGGGCGAATACGTAAACGCTAGTCAAATATtgccataaaaagtgaaaggcGCCACAGGAGAATTCAAGTCCCAATCGCAGATTTTGTCAAATAGATCCCCAAAGTCTGTATATATAAAAGAAGATGCTCGGCTGATGTAAAATGAGCCTTTGCTGCTTTTACACATTCGCAATTGAATGTACAATGTGTCAACATGTAGAAATGAATCAAAGAGACAAAGTTATATTTTACAACAGCATTTCACCATCCTGAGATTACTGATGGCAATTGGAAAGAGATATACTCCAAAAAGAGTACAAGGCATATCTACTACACAATTCAAGGTTCCGGGTTCGAATGGTGGTTAAGGCCGCGGAAAATGGAGCAGATATTAAACATAAGGTTGATTTTGGTACCCCTCAAAACAGTCAGTTCCAATACATCACTTTATAGGCAAAGTATAACTCCGATATGATAATATTTGGCCATACTCTATGCTCAATGAGCCTTGCTTTCTCCCGCTGAGCCTCCttcaacattttttccatttcctcCAGCCTTTGGGTCTCCAAACCGGAAGCACtagcacaaaaaacacacacacaaaattcaCTGAAATGTTAAGGGATAACCCAAGATGAAACTGACCTTGGAATGGCAAAATTTGTATTGTATTCCTCCTCACCTTTCTGGCGTGCATGCCGAGTTGCTGGTGGAGATGCTGGTTTCCAGACTGTCAGAGCTCTCCAGGCTTAGGGTGTCATATGCCTGGTTACTGCCAGATAAACACTGATGATGCAGGATGGAGTGATGGATTGTGGGAGAAGGATCTAAGGAAGAGAGGAAAGGAGCTTTTTAGCTTGACCTATCAGCGGTAAAGTTGAGCAATCGTTCAAATATTTTAAGGAaatgttttgttatgttttgttttaaaggaaTAGAACTAGATAGAAGCTATTTCATAAAATGTTATGTTCTCTTTGGCAAAATTCCATATTCAAAAAGTAAAGTTTGCAAATCAAAGaccaaatttcaatttttttttttctatatcttatCAATTTGAGTTAAGGCTAAATGTACCAAGAGCATTACAACTTGAGTTTAAGAAACAATCCCAAgccttttattttgctttttttggaggggtgaatttacaagtactactgctttctctcacagggtggtggcccagtggataagtcatcagtctcccacctctgtagtcctgggttcaaatccaagtgcaagcaaagattttcccaatattattcaggtaaatgaatgaggtaaatttacaagtactgctgctttctctcacagggtggtggcccaatggataagtcattagtctgccacctctgagttcctgggttcaaatcccagtgcatgcaaagattttcccaatattattcaggtaaatgaatgaggtaaATTTAAAAGTActgctgctttctctcacagggtggtggcccaatggataagtcatcagtctcccacctctgtggtcctgggttcaattcccagtgcaggcaaatattttccaaatattattcaggtaaatgaatgagataaaagtataagtattactaacttCTCTCACagtgtggtggcccagtggttaagtcatcagtctgccacctctgtggtcctgggttcaattcccagtgcaggcaaagattttcccacaattgttcaggtaaaagaatatgTACAactgcctaagtgtttaactgaataagtgtttaagtgtataagtattcagtggtgtatgaagcattttgtccaaaaaatgactaagtgtttcaccccatttcctaggataaaacgtttcaacacccttgtataagtggggcacgagttggtgtagtgggttgcacactcgcctttgcaccgagagaacgtgagttcgcttcccggtgtcggcggttcactgaccaagcaagcggtcgagggtcggccgaaggccgacccgagaacgcctttcgcacatacaggtccttcaactgtcttccgaactgccgaaggcagttcggaatataaccttttgctgaaaagtatgactaagtgtttaatataaattaaaaagatttttcttttttttttccccttcttcttattccattgaccaattcttctttccaagtattttcagccaaacgacggcagcgggaatcgaacccaggtctcccacacgggagtccagtgatctaacctctgcgccaactaagtgactacacttttctttgtaatcatttgagtatttttagaagaagttcacagaaacaactaagtgaaaaagtgtcccaaccgggaatcgaacccaggtctcccagatgggagtccagtgatctaacctctgcgccatccAAGTAACTACACtattctctgtaatcatttgagtttcttgagaagaagtccaaagaaacaactaagtgaaaaagtgtctcgaccaggaatcgaacccaggtctcccacacgggagtccagtgatctaacctctgcgccaaccaagtggctacacttttctctgtaatccTTTGAATGTCTCGACAAGatgtccacagaaacaactaagtgaaaaagtgtcccaaccgggaattaaacccaggtctcccagacaagagacaggtgagttaaccacaacaccaccaagtgactacactttcatttgtcatcatttgagtgtcttgagaagaagtccaatgAAAAGAAAACCATTAACAGGACACATAGCTCTCATAGAAGGGTGTTGCTCTCTGCTGGTCGTGACAGGTTAGTGCCAATACCAACAAAGTAAAACTAGTAGTAGGATTTTATTCTGACAATTTAGACAATTGTCTATATATTGAAATagtgtaaatactttaaatattgtaaaatgtaatataatccAAAGCAAACCCATTTTAACGCCAAAGAAGAAGCCCTGCCCTGACTTCCACCATTTTTCAACGCCATTTTCATCCCCTCCCAGtcttccacttgcgagtttcagtgtggattttgacatttttataaattgttttttttatatatatatacttaagatttttttaaaaagccacaaaGCGGTGAAGGTTTGCCGTGTAGTTTATCTACCTTTTTTCCCCATCCTGGTGTCCATATCCAAAGGGTTTGGTACGTCTCTCAGCATTAAGTGAAGCCCCTTAAATACACAAAGCAGGACAAATGGttgaaaatatttacaatatatccgagtaattcattttttggaattttggagtaaaccggagtacccaaagaaaatccacacaagccaaGGGAAGAAGAACATGCAAGGTGGACTgatctggatttaaacccaggaccccagagctgtgaggctgacgtggtAACCACTCGAGCCAAGTGGAGGTCTGACAAATAGGAcgtttattgttgtcaatggcaggcaatgagttagaAAGACTTTGCATAATAATAACTAAACAATAACTGAAATACTCTGTCTGTGAAGAATACAAATTTTTGGGGCAAATTATCCACATCAGGGAGATTTTTCACATATGTGGTTCCCAACCATACAATCCTGTTTGATTTAGTGAATGATAATGTTCTCACCTTGGAAGTTTTGTCATGTTTGAGAGTGGATTGAGGCTCAGATGTCACGCAGTTTGCAGTAAAACACGGTACCATGTGACCAACTTCACCCTCTGCTTTTGACTTCAGCAACTGAAAGAATAGAACTTGCTTTTACACGATGTAGGAATAAATTTCCCTTTATTCACATATAGTAATCACACATCTTTGttcattatttgtttaataTGTTTCAGTAGCTTTTGCACAAAAGTGGCCGCTACCTTTCTGTAAACATCTCCTCACCAAAATTATGATAACAGGATACAAGTGCATACTTTAGTGATGCAACGATTAACCTGTTACATCAAGTAATTCAGTTTAGAAAGCTTTGAATTAAATGCGggaaaacgtataagttgacaggtataaaataattcatttacaATTACTTTGACTCCTCATTGGTTCCCTGCACGCTCCCTGATCACCTCATTTCGCGAGTCGTGAGTTTACCTGCCCATGTCTGCGTGCGGAAAAAGATTTGGCAGGTAGCGGTGGTGGGCTGGATGGAGGCTCCCTTGCAGCAACGATGTCCTGGTACCATCGTTCAAGGTTAATAGAAGGCATTGCATTCCCGTTGAGCTCAGGCTGGCTCTGAAGTGGTGAAAGAAAAAACAGAGCGGCCAAAGGACAAGAACCAAAAGCATCAACAAGGGCCAGTATTTTAAGCAAGAATCTCAGCAATTCAACACACTTTCTAGAAAAAATGCTTATGACCAAACCTTTGCAGAGAGAAGGGAGGAAGGGCCACTTGAGTGGGACGCAAAGTTGTAATCAGAAGAAGCAAGTTGGAATAATGCAACGGATGAGGAAGAGACAGGATCAAATCTCTGTACCCCAATAATGTGGCTCAACTGGCCGACCGTGATGTAGTCCTTGCCCAAATAAAGAGtgcaaaagggaagaaaaaaagtgacaaaagggGGACACGAGCAGTTACTAACTGCAGAAGAGAAAGACGCAAAGATCATGCAAGCTTTCTACCTCACATGGCACAGCGTCAGCTCCAGCAAGAGAGAGGCAGTCAATGGCAGTAGGACAGAAAGAAGGCGCTTGCACAAAAGCCTTTCCATACATCCTATAGACATCTGACATCCTCAGGTACTCCTGAATCAACAGCCAATGATAagcagagacaaacaactagCCACAACATGAGGTACAGCTACATCACTTAATGAGATCCAATACAAGAACTGTAtcaaacagtctctacaaataACGCAAGGTTGACTACAATGTCATACAAATAAGCCTAGGGGGGAAACTATATTCCACAAGAGGACacctttcaccaatctggtgtcctacaagcaCAATCAATGGATTCCGAAATCACATTGGTTGTACTTTCGGGGCTGGATATCCTACTTAGAACGGGGCTTGGTCTTGCATTGAATCTCATTTCAATATGATATGGCATGCCGACAATCAGAAAGCAAATACTACGGAGCATCTATGCATCAAAGAAACATGCTTTGAATTCACTGcatattttgtttgacattcttCTTTCAGTTGTGTTTACCTCCTGTGGCTTAACGGGATACACTTCATGGGAAGGGATGTGTAAGGTAGAGGAGGGACATTGGCTATGAGACGGGTCATCGTCAAAAACAAGGTCAGGTTCGTTGATATGGAGTAAATCCTGTTCAAAATGGTTAGCAAATTTCAACATCaaaatgatgtgtgtgtgtgtgtgtgtgtgtgtgtgtgtgtgtgtgtgtgtgtgtgtgtgtgtgtgtgtgtgtgtgtcttccaAGTACTATACCCATTTTCTGTTGTACTCTcttacctctttcattttgcTGTTGCTCTTTGGGAAGTTTCTGCCACCAGTCATAGTTTGGTATCGGTTCTCCAGGGCACATAACCTGTCCTGCTCCTGTAATAGTACCATTGAGTGCATTCAGTATTGTACACAGGAATTCTCATTTTCAGTTATTGTGGCTCTATTCACACCTTATGTAACAACTGTAAAGTATTCGTCCTTTCTTTCGCCATCCTTTCACAGTCATTAGTCACTTGCAAACCCAGTTGCTTCACTTGAGCATCTAGCGTTGCCATTTTCTCCTAAGAAGAGAGGATGAtgtcaaaatatgataagattaACTCAGTCACTACCAGCCTTGGTATATGTGAATTATTCACAGATTacatgacatagtatagtgagtaAAAGAGTCAAATAAAACTATGGAAATAATACAAAGCATACTGAAGTGTCTGTGTCATTCGTGTCTTAAAATTGCTGTAAATTTGATATGTAATCAATCTCCTGGTATTCAATAAACTCACATTACCCATGTAAAGCAATGTATTAAAGTACACTACAAACAAGCATCCTCCCCCCACCCACCAaccccaaaacaaaaactattaccagGAATAAAGTCTGAACTATGAGTTGCTGTTCTGATATACGTCACCTTCCTCTTGGCCACGCTGCAGTGATACTCAGTTTGCTGCTGGAGAAACTGCGAGCACTGTGTCTCCTTTTGCTCTTCCAGACTGCTTTCTTCTTCTAATTGGCAGAACTCAAGTTCCTCAAATTGCTTGGTGCCAGCTTCCAGAGCTTCAGCTTTCTACCCATGCAGAGAAACAAGGTTGAATAAAATACTCATATAAAAACAGGAAACAACTCATAATCCCTATTACTGTGTCCAACTATTTGGAAGAATCACCAAAGTGACAGAAATATGAATAATTCTGCATATCTGCCACCAGACCCGGTGACAGATACTTTATCTACTTCCACCTTACATGCATTGAATGATTAAAAGGGATTATTGCAGTATGGTGCATGCCTATTTTAGAGCAAATGTGTTAAGGTTAATGATTATAAGGCAGGGTTTTCACCTCTATATTCCAATAGAGGCAATCAGCAGAAGCATAGTCTGGTGTCTCATACTTACAAAAGGCATAGTAAGATATTTAAAGAAAGATAGGCTGAACAAAAGAAGAAATGAGAGCACacgtattattactattatatacACTTTATTATCttgttggggtttttttgtACATATAGTAGTATGCCTCTCTTTGTTCTGTAGTATATGGTAACTCACTGTTGCCAGCCTATAAGCTGCGTGAGAACACTGACCCTTCTGAGCTGCTCCTGTAACTCTTCCCTTAGAGACAAGGGGCACTTATCAAACTGCTTCTTCAGCTCATTGTACTCATTCCTCTGCTTTTCCAGGACCTTCCGCTCTGCTGAGACATTAGCCCTCCCCTACAAACACAtggaaacacacatacacacacaaacacacacacacgcatacacaccaAAAATTGTGTCGCGACTACGAATGGGCATGGTGACATTGCATGAGTTGTAGTTTTCTATTCATTTGTACAAGTTGTTTTCAGTTTCTGTATTTACTCTAATCATCTGCCTGTGTTCACAATTGGCAAAAAAGGAAGGGTTAAATTACTTTTCCTACAtcaatttttttagtttagtGATCCCAAAATCTTTGATTTTCAATTCTCAAGAAATTCCATCATGTACAAATGCCCATTCTTAGTCCACACACTTAATCTGAAAAGacaatttacccaaaaaaaaaagcatgcaaccAAGCATTGTTGACCAAAGCAGTTTTAGTTGATTGAATCATTTTGTCATATTGTCAAAGGTTGAAAAGCTTCATTAATGTTATTTGTTGGATTGATAACAACATTAAAAGCAAAGTCAGATCTGAATGAGCAGTTAAGTGTTAAAGCAATTTGGTTAAGCCCATGCGGAAAATGTTGTCTTCAAATTCCAAATATtgcaaggctttttctttaccCACCACAAAATAAGTACTAATGCTTTGAGATTTGTAAAAGTTGCTCTCAATTTGGTATTCAGCACATGTCAAACATTCCCATGCATGCATTTCATGGTGTTTATTGTCTCTGCAGTGTTTGTGCTCACCTTGTCTTTCTCCCTCTGGGTGGCATTTTTCAACTGACTGAGTTTGAGCTGTAGTTGAGAAATAAGCTCCAGTTctgcctcctccttctcctgctCTGCCTGCCTCTCGGCCTGCAGTAAAGCCTGCTCCATCTCCACCTGAAGGAAACAAAACAGATGTCACCTTCAACCTATGCTATAGGAAAATATCCATATTGAACTTTGTGACCTCTTGTTTGGTCTCTTTGAGCTGCTGCTCCAGCTCGCTGACTCTGTGCCTCAAATGATCCACCCTGTCCAACATCTTGCTTCTCTCCTCTTCCAGGTAGATGTGGTCCTGACCGGTAGAGTACTCCTCACACTAATATCAgaataagtataaaaaaaggGTTTGGAAAAATGATGTAAGTAGTAGCAATCAACATacaaatcaacaagaagtgaaCTGATACACAGAAAATGACTCCAAAATATCCAAATCAAACAGAAAGAGTCCTGATTTAAATAGTAAGTAACAAGAAAATCTTTTTGTATAACCTCTTGTTGGGTACTCTCTGTGCTGCTGGACTCCTCCGCCTGTGCCTCTTCATCATTTTCCTTCCCCTTCTGCATATCCCCActtgctcctcttcctccccttaGCAGCCCACTCCTCACAACCCCCGCCAGCTCGGCCGCGCCGTCCTCGTGGTTATAACCCGCACACAGATTGAGAATGGTCTCCAACCTCTGTCG
This portion of the Stigmatopora nigra isolate UIUO_SnigA chromosome 19, RoL_Snig_1.1, whole genome shotgun sequence genome encodes:
- the phldb1a gene encoding pleckstrin homology-like domain family B member 1 isoform X2, with the translated sequence MEHQVSGNLDISPADMEYRGNGPVERGRETHQVLQGTPLDLIETGKSLKVQAERPHLVSLGSGRLSTAITLLPLQEGRTTLGSGGTDITLQGAGIKTQHCYIENLAGIITLYPCGNQCSADGLTITKPFRLSQGCMLCFGQSTFFRFNHPEEALRMKNMRPGGSHTLSTSKAQQIGILNGTHHSFPRNSSSKTSNSVKDIHSGLSQKQPASPKTANTSLHRPSALNGRSVTAREEYNILAANALLAPPRSNVPIPHPRTSLSTTSNCNTDCQRVQGSPKLLRNVRSEVMSSPTLPSRGSGSQNSPPVAAASPQMRASPIQRRHLSPGREPQPHSDVPQRHRTPDLTGSTSIPPLSPYGPRRGTPGLQQTLTAKVVQRSPKTHRKPTVPSPKPEAMRILYPHNPTNNSANSLTSGTLSGSSPATSPRTQRKTGETTNGSSAKDCNFTKPYSRERKNSISAISDNEDELLEYHRRQREERLRDQEMEKLERQRLETILNLCAGYNHEDGAAELAGVVRSGLLRGGRGASGDMQKGKENDEEAQAEESSSTESTQQECEEYSTGQDHIYLEEERSKMLDRVDHLRHRVSELEQQLKETKQEVEMEQALLQAERQAEQEKEEAELELISQLQLKLSQLKNATQREKDKGRANVSAERKVLEKQRNEYNELKKQFDKCPLSLREELQEQLRRKAEALEAGTKQFEELEFCQLEEESSLEEQKETQCSQFLQQQTEYHCSVAKRKEKMATLDAQVKQLGLQVTNDCERMAKERTNTLQLLHKEQDRLCALENRYQTMTGGRNFPKSNSKMKEDLLHINEPDLVFDDDPSHSQCPSSTLHIPSHEVYPVKPQEEYLRMSDVYRMYGKAFVQAPSFCPTAIDCLSLAGADAVPCEDYITVGQLSHIIGVQRFDPVSSSSVALFQLASSDYNFASHSSGPSSLLSAKSQPELNGNAMPSINLERWYQDIVAAREPPSSPPPLPAKSFSARRHGQLLKSKAEGEVGHMVPCFTANCVTSEPQSTLKHDKTSKGLHLMLRDVPNPLDMDTRMGKKDPSPTIHHSILHHQCLSGSNQAYDTLSLESSDSLETSISTSNSACTPESASGLETQRLEEMEKMLKEAQREKARLIEHREREAQSRRHLLEEERKRREDAERRLLDETAHRRRLVEEEVKMREKHFSQARPMTRYLPNLKEEFDLRSHVESSGHSVDTCPFVILTEKMCKGHLVKMGGKIKSWKKRWFVFDRLKRNFCYYVDKHETKLKGLIYFQAIEEVYYDHLRIATKSPNPSLTFCVKTHDRLYYMVAPSPEAMRIWMDVIVTGAEGYTQFMS
- the phldb1a gene encoding pleckstrin homology-like domain family B member 1 isoform X1, coding for MKNLPQKDYKEHQVSGNLDISPADMEYRGNGPVERGRETHQVLQGTPLDLIETGKSLKVQAERPHLVSLGSGRLSTAITLLPLQEGRTTLGSGGTDITLQGAGIKTQHCYIENLAGIITLYPCGNQCSADGLTITKPFRLSQGCMLCFGQSTFFRFNHPEEALRMKNMRPGGSHTLSTSKAQQIGILNGTHHSFPRNSSSKTSNSVKDIHSGLSQKQPASPKTANTSLHRPSALNGRSVTAREEYNILAANALLAPPRSNVPIPHPRTSLSTTSNCNTDCQRVQGSPKLLRNVRSEVMSSPTLPSRGSGSQNSPPVAAASPQMRASPIQRRHLSPGREPQPHSDVPQRHRTPDLTGSTSIPPLSPYGPRRGTPGLQQTLTAKVVQRSPKTHRKPTVPSPKPEAMRILYPHNPTNNSANSLTSGTLSGSSPATSPRTQRKTGETTNGSSAKDCNFTKPYSRERKNSISAISDNEDELLEYHRRQREERLRDQEMEKLERQRLETILNLCAGYNHEDGAAELAGVVRSGLLRGGRGASGDMQKGKENDEEAQAEESSSTESTQQECEEYSTGQDHIYLEEERSKMLDRVDHLRHRVSELEQQLKETKQEVEMEQALLQAERQAEQEKEEAELELISQLQLKLSQLKNATQREKDKGRANVSAERKVLEKQRNEYNELKKQFDKCPLSLREELQEQLRRKAEALEAGTKQFEELEFCQLEEESSLEEQKETQCSQFLQQQTEYHCSVAKRKEKMATLDAQVKQLGLQVTNDCERMAKERTNTLQLLHKEQDRLCALENRYQTMTGGRNFPKSNSKMKEDLLHINEPDLVFDDDPSHSQCPSSTLHIPSHEVYPVKPQEEYLRMSDVYRMYGKAFVQAPSFCPTAIDCLSLAGADAVPCEDYITVGQLSHIIGVQRFDPVSSSSVALFQLASSDYNFASHSSGPSSLLSAKSQPELNGNAMPSINLERWYQDIVAAREPPSSPPPLPAKSFSARRHGQLLKSKAEGEVGHMVPCFTANCVTSEPQSTLKHDKTSKGLHLMLRDVPNPLDMDTRMGKKDPSPTIHHSILHHQCLSGSNQAYDTLSLESSDSLETSISTSNSACTPESASGLETQRLEEMEKMLKEAQREKARLIEHREREAQSRRHLLEEERKRREDAERRLLDETAHRRRLVEEEVKMREKHFSQARPMTRYLPNLKEEFDLRSHVESSGHSVDTCPFVILTEKMCKGHLVKMGGKIKSWKKRWFVFDRLKRNFCYYVDKHETKLKGLIYFQAIEEVYYDHLRIATKSPNPSLTFCVKTHDRLYYMVAPSPEAMRIWMDVIVTGAEGYTQFMS
- the phldb1a gene encoding pleckstrin homology-like domain family B member 1 isoform X3, with translation MEYRGNGPVERGRETHQVLQGTPLDLIETGKSLKVQAERPHLVSLGSGRLSTAITLLPLQEGRTTLGSGGTDITLQGAGIKTQHCYIENLAGIITLYPCGNQCSADGLTITKPFRLSQGCMLCFGQSTFFRFNHPEEALRMKNMRPGGSHTLSTSKAQQIGILNGTHHSFPRNSSSKTSNSVKDIHSGLSQKQPASPKTANTSLHRPSALNGRSVTAREEYNILAANALLAPPRSNVPIPHPRTSLSTTSNCNTDCQRVQGSPKLLRNVRSEVMSSPTLPSRGSGSQNSPPVAAASPQMRASPIQRRHLSPGREPQPHSDVPQRHRTPDLTGSTSIPPLSPYGPRRGTPGLQQTLTAKVVQRSPKTHRKPTVPSPKPEAMRILYPHNPTNNSANSLTSGTLSGSSPATSPRTQRKTGETTNGSSAKDCNFTKPYSRERKNSISAISDNEDELLEYHRRQREERLRDQEMEKLERQRLETILNLCAGYNHEDGAAELAGVVRSGLLRGGRGASGDMQKGKENDEEAQAEESSSTESTQQECEEYSTGQDHIYLEEERSKMLDRVDHLRHRVSELEQQLKETKQEVEMEQALLQAERQAEQEKEEAELELISQLQLKLSQLKNATQREKDKGRANVSAERKVLEKQRNEYNELKKQFDKCPLSLREELQEQLRRKAEALEAGTKQFEELEFCQLEEESSLEEQKETQCSQFLQQQTEYHCSVAKRKEKMATLDAQVKQLGLQVTNDCERMAKERTNTLQLLHKEQDRLCALENRYQTMTGGRNFPKSNSKMKEDLLHINEPDLVFDDDPSHSQCPSSTLHIPSHEVYPVKPQEEYLRMSDVYRMYGKAFVQAPSFCPTAIDCLSLAGADAVPCEDYITVGQLSHIIGVQRFDPVSSSSVALFQLASSDYNFASHSSGPSSLLSAKSQPELNGNAMPSINLERWYQDIVAAREPPSSPPPLPAKSFSARRHGQLLKSKAEGEVGHMVPCFTANCVTSEPQSTLKHDKTSKGLHLMLRDVPNPLDMDTRMGKKDPSPTIHHSILHHQCLSGSNQAYDTLSLESSDSLETSISTSNSACTPESASGLETQRLEEMEKMLKEAQREKARLIEHREREAQSRRHLLEEERKRREDAERRLLDETAHRRRLVEEEVKMREKHFSQARPMTRYLPNLKEEFDLRSHVESSGHSVDTCPFVILTEKMCKGHLVKMGGKIKSWKKRWFVFDRLKRNFCYYVDKHETKLKGLIYFQAIEEVYYDHLRIATKSPNPSLTFCVKTHDRLYYMVAPSPEAMRIWMDVIVTGAEGYTQFMS
- the phldb1a gene encoding pleckstrin homology-like domain family B member 1 isoform X4, producing MKNLPQKDYKEHQVSGNLDISPADMEYRGNGPVERGRETHQVLQGTPLDLIETGKSLKVQAERPHLVSLGSGRLSTAITLLPLQEGRTTLGSGGTDITLQGAGIKTQHCYIENLAGIITLYPCGNQCSADGLTITKPFRLSQGCMLCFGQSTFFRFNHPEEALRMKNMRPGGSHTLSTSKAQQIGILNGTHHSFPRNSSSKTSNSVKDIHSGLSQKQPASPKTANTSLHRPSALNGRSVTAREEYNILAANALLAPPRSNVPIPHPRTSLSTTSNCNTDCQRVQGSPKLLRNVRSEVMSSPTLPSRGSGSQNSPPVAAASPQMRASPIQRRHLSPGREPQPHSDVPQRHRTPDLTGSTSIPPLSPYGPRRGTPGLQQTLTAKVVQRSPKTHRKPTVPSPKPEAMRILYPHNPTNNSANSLTSGTLSGSSPATSPRTQRKTGETTNGSSAKDCNFTKPYSRERKNSISAISDNEDELLEYHRRQREERLRDQEMEKLERQRLETILNLCAGYNHEDGAAELAGVVRSGLLRGGRGASGDMQKGKENDEEAQAEESSSTESTQQECEEYSTGQDHIYLEEERSKMLDRVDHLRHRVSELEQQLKETKQEVEMEQALLQAERQAEQEKEEAELELISQLQLKLSQLKNATQREKDKKAEALEAGTKQFEELEFCQLEEESSLEEQKETQCSQFLQQQTEYHCSVAKRKEKMATLDAQVKQLGLQVTNDCERMAKERTNTLQLLHKEQDRLCALENRYQTMTGGRNFPKSNSKMKEDLLHINEPDLVFDDDPSHSQCPSSTLHIPSHEVYPVKPQEEYLRMSDVYRMYGKAFVQAPSFCPTAIDCLSLAGADAVPCEDYITVGQLSHIIGVQRFDPVSSSSVALFQLASSDYNFASHSSGPSSLLSAKSQPELNGNAMPSINLERWYQDIVAAREPPSSPPPLPAKSFSARRHGQLLKSKAEGEVGHMVPCFTANCVTSEPQSTLKHDKTSKGLHLMLRDVPNPLDMDTRMGKKDPSPTIHHSILHHQCLSGSNQAYDTLSLESSDSLETSISTSNSACTPESASGLETQRLEEMEKMLKEAQREKARLIEHREREAQSRRHLLEEERKRREDAERRLLDETAHRRRLVEEEVKMREKHFSQARPMTRYLPNLKEEFDLRSHVESSGHSVDTCPFVILTEKMCKGHLVKMGGKIKSWKKRWFVFDRLKRNFCYYVDKHETKLKGLIYFQAIEEVYYDHLRIATKSPNPSLTFCVKTHDRLYYMVAPSPEAMRIWMDVIVTGAEGYTQFMS